A single window of Arcobacter venerupis DNA harbors:
- a CDS encoding chemotaxis protein CheX → MKPDITLNEDEKDCLQELMNVAYGSATAAISEILHAFAKLSIPKIQIINADELKSYLSKELNLDVPHLVSLQQINGILCGENMFVIDKQSAKNIAYKFGLEEDEVNEEEIADVVLEITNILSSSTISQLAEDIDTNVSFSAPTIKTLTSIDQLKNLFISEYEKVIIISTHLKFEDLDINAELFIFTTDNSILYIKEKLNKILDEF, encoded by the coding sequence ATGAAACCAGATATAACATTAAATGAAGATGAAAAAGATTGTTTACAAGAATTAATGAATGTGGCTTATGGAAGTGCAACAGCAGCAATTAGTGAAATTCTTCACGCTTTTGCAAAATTATCTATTCCAAAAATACAAATAATAAATGCGGATGAACTTAAATCTTATTTATCAAAAGAATTAAATTTAGACGTTCCTCATTTAGTATCTTTACAACAAATAAATGGAATTCTTTGTGGTGAAAATATGTTTGTAATAGACAAACAATCTGCAAAAAATATTGCTTATAAATTTGGTTTAGAAGAAGATGAAGTAAATGAAGAAGAAATTGCTGATGTTGTCTTAGAAATAACAAATATTTTATCATCATCAACAATTAGTCAATTAGCAGAAGATATTGATACAAATGTCTCTTTTTCAGCTCCAACCATAAAAACTCTTACTTCAATAGATCAACTTAAAAATCTATTTATTTCAGAATATGAAAAAGTTATTATAATCTCTACTCACCTAAAATTTGAAGATTTAGATATAAATGCAGAACTTTTTATTTTCACAACTGATAACTCAATTTTATATATAAAAGAAAAACTTAATAAAATATTGGATGAATTTTGA
- a CDS encoding response regulator, producing MKILVTDDSKMARKMVIKTLRDVIGDNVEILEAQDGQEALNTYKEHLPKLVFMDLTMPIMDGFEALEKIKKFDKNAKVIIVSADIQKLSMEKASQLGAFNFIKKPIDLEKMQQILKRINELDN from the coding sequence ATGAAGATTTTAGTTACAGATGATTCAAAAATGGCAAGAAAAATGGTTATTAAAACATTAAGAGATGTTATAGGTGATAATGTAGAAATACTTGAAGCCCAAGATGGTCAAGAAGCTTTAAATACATACAAAGAACATCTACCTAAATTAGTTTTTATGGATTTAACTATGCCTATTATGGATGGGTTTGAAGCACTAGAAAAAATAAAAAAATTTGATAAAAATGCAAAAGTAATAATTGTTTCGGCAGATATTCAAAAATTATCTATGGAAAAAGCTTCTCAATTAGGAGCATTTAACTTTATAAAAAAACCTATTGATTTAGAAAAGATGCAACAAATACTCAAAAGAATCAACGAATTGGATAATTAA
- a CDS encoding sensor histidine kinase: MIANVDKFDVICNTVDNGIILINKNLEVKFWNRWLEIRTGISAKNIINKNLKDFYPQIDDKKLIRKVTTALKLNSSTFYTPQSSKFLINIELSKVADKVFNEMQQSVTITPYDLEKELAIIYIYDTTILSEINYKLKEVKEEVEEKNEELKLLFDTTMEAIIVFKDNKIVNCNQIAIELCNHKSKESLINKDIKDLNLNQNILEKVHTKPVEVTITREDKTTFKALVNIKNTTIKTQNFKVLTIIDISEIKRKENLLAEQTKMAAMGEMIGNIAHQWRQPLNIISITSSSTKLKKEIGLLTDKMLVDALKLISETTEHLSNTIDVFKDFLKEDKEKSLFNLTQNINNNISLIETILNENRIRIELDLDEDIYIYNFTNEFSQALINILHNASDAIASKREQDELRLIKITTKQLEDSVLIEILDNAGGIDKEIINKIYEPYFTTKHKYQGTGLGLYMTHKIIQDSMKGKISVSNQKFVFENQECEGALFQISLKNNT, encoded by the coding sequence TTGATTGCAAATGTAGATAAATTTGACGTAATTTGCAATACAGTTGATAATGGAATAATCCTTATCAACAAAAACTTAGAAGTAAAATTTTGGAATAGATGGCTTGAGATTAGAACAGGCATTAGTGCAAAAAATATAATTAATAAAAATTTAAAAGATTTTTATCCTCAAATTGATGATAAAAAGTTAATAAGAAAAGTTACAACTGCTTTAAAATTAAACTCTTCAACTTTTTATACTCCACAAAGTAGTAAATTTTTAATAAATATTGAACTATCAAAAGTTGCAGATAAAGTTTTTAATGAAATGCAGCAAAGTGTCACAATTACACCTTATGACCTTGAAAAAGAGTTAGCTATTATTTATATTTATGATACAACTATTTTATCTGAAATAAATTATAAATTAAAAGAAGTAAAAGAAGAAGTTGAAGAAAAAAATGAAGAATTAAAACTTTTATTTGATACTACAATGGAAGCAATTATTGTTTTTAAAGACAATAAAATTGTTAACTGTAATCAAATAGCTATTGAACTGTGTAATCATAAATCAAAAGAATCTCTTATAAACAAAGATATTAAAGATTTAAATTTAAACCAAAATATTCTTGAAAAAGTTCATACAAAACCTGTAGAAGTTACTATTACAAGAGAAGATAAAACAACATTTAAAGCCCTTGTAAATATAAAAAATACAACGATTAAAACTCAAAACTTTAAAGTATTAACAATAATTGATATAAGTGAAATTAAAAGAAAAGAAAATCTCTTAGCAGAACAAACAAAAATGGCAGCAATGGGTGAAATGATAGGAAATATTGCCCACCAATGGAGACAACCTTTAAATATAATATCTATTACATCATCAAGTACAAAACTAAAAAAAGAGATAGGTTTATTAACAGATAAAATGTTAGTTGATGCTTTAAAATTAATTTCGGAAACAACAGAGCATTTATCAAATACAATTGATGTATTTAAAGACTTTTTAAAAGAGGATAAAGAGAAATCACTATTTAATTTAACTCAAAATATTAATAATAATATTTCATTAATAGAGACAATATTAAATGAAAATCGTATTAGAATTGAGCTAGATTTAGATGAAGATATTTATATTTATAATTTTACAAATGAATTTAGTCAAGCATTAATTAATATCTTACATAATGCAAGTGATGCAATTGCATCAAAAAGAGAACAAGATGAATTACGACTTATAAAAATCACTACAAAACAACTAGAAGATAGTGTACTAATTGAAATACTTGATAATGCAGGTGGAATAGATAAAGAAATTATAAATAAAATATATGAACCTTATTTCACTACAAAACATAAATACCAAGGTACAGGTTTAGGACTATATATGACTCATAAAATAATTCAAGATAGTATGAAAGGTAAAATATCTGTTAGTAATCAAAAATTTGTTTTCGAAAATCAAGAGTGTGAGGGTGCGCTTTTCCAAATATCATTAAAAAACAATACTTGA
- a CDS encoding FAD-dependent oxidoreductase gives MNKKEFDYVIVGAGIAGCSLAHFLSKYSQSVLLIDKNKDVAFGASGAAGAFLSPLLGKANKFKDLITKSLNFSMAFYKDNFQKEIINCGTCRIPKNQEDEDKFQTYIPYMDFEYEKYEHGYFFPIGTTVKPYELCRKLSNETEKLFDYEVKIIEKEEDYWIINDDLKVKNLFLTTGADVSLIEEKYLDIRAVWGQKIDVYTTTKIDINYHKECSLSKSSKENIVSIGATHNRFDNDEIDSSYNLKLKNINEMKHNEYTNNIIQNDIKELLEKANDIKTLNNVKVLDVKIGARASSVDYFPMIGKLVNSAKSFEKYPHLKNGFQIKNENLELIDNLYILNGVGGRGFVLSPYLAYNLVESIFNNKELEEEITNFRLFKRWAKKQK, from the coding sequence ATGAATAAAAAAGAGTTTGATTATGTAATTGTTGGAGCTGGAATTGCTGGCTGTTCATTGGCACATTTTTTATCAAAATATTCACAATCAGTTTTATTAATTGATAAAAATAAAGATGTAGCTTTTGGCGCAAGTGGAGCAGCAGGTGCTTTTTTATCTCCACTTTTGGGGAAAGCAAATAAATTTAAAGATTTAATAACTAAATCTTTAAACTTTTCAATGGCTTTTTATAAAGATAATTTTCAAAAAGAAATAATAAATTGCGGAACATGTAGAATTCCAAAAAATCAAGAAGATGAAGATAAATTTCAAACATATATTCCATATATGGATTTTGAGTATGAAAAATATGAACATGGATATTTTTTTCCAATAGGAACTACTGTAAAACCATATGAACTTTGTAGAAAATTATCAAATGAAACTGAAAAACTTTTTGATTATGAAGTGAAAATAATAGAAAAAGAAGAAGATTATTGGATTATAAATGATGATTTAAAAGTTAAAAATCTTTTTTTAACAACAGGAGCTGATGTTTCTTTAATAGAAGAAAAATATTTGGATATTAGAGCAGTTTGGGGTCAAAAAATAGATGTTTATACAACAACAAAAATAGATATAAATTATCATAAAGAGTGTTCATTATCTAAATCTTCAAAAGAAAATATTGTATCAATTGGAGCAACTCATAATAGATTTGATAATGATGAGATTGATAGTAGTTATAATTTAAAGTTAAAGAATATCAATGAAATGAAACATAATGAATATACTAATAATATTATTCAAAATGATATAAAAGAGCTTTTAGAAAAAGCAAATGATATAAAAACTTTAAATAATGTAAAAGTTTTGGATGTAAAAATAGGAGCAAGAGCTTCTAGTGTTGATTATTTTCCAATGATTGGAAAGCTGGTAAATTCAGCAAAGAGTTTTGAAAAATATCCTCATTTGAAAAATGGTTTTCAAATAAAAAATGAAAACTTAGAGTTAATAGATAATCTTTACATTTTAAATGGAGTAGGTGGAAGAGGTTTTGTTTTATCACCTTATTTAGCTTACAATTTAGTTGAAAGTATTTTTAATAATAAAGAATTAGAAGAAGAAATTACAAATTTTAGACTATTTAAAAGATGGGCTAAGAAACAAAAATAA
- a CDS encoding L,D-transpeptidase, whose amino-acid sequence MIRTLFYILFSQLLLVGADLKNYTIAVCTTSDFEGAMECKRKILRDNNLEVFIVKDKDKKFKTYYGSFKSYDKAENTLTKASSFIKNQKSLVKELSYDLKNMNNKNPLFIDLNSLNEKSKNTNETTFAMKYLDELKSISLPKISENKNKRVTDNILKNEPSRNITLYDQLIIDVNSSTNTMILKGKLNNKIRNLQTYVVSTAKKDIRKPTGEGSVTAITLNPIWYPTQDTIESFKKRGIDLPAVVFPGNKYNYMGAAKISLSHIVDGKNTFRIHGTLSESTIGSNESSGCIRMKNNEVIELASLLNKFRDSKNIDNIKVYLK is encoded by the coding sequence ATGATTAGAACTCTTTTTTATATACTTTTTTCCCAATTGTTACTTGTTGGTGCAGATTTAAAAAACTACACAATAGCTGTTTGCACAACTTCTGATTTTGAAGGTGCAATGGAGTGTAAAAGAAAAATACTAAGAGATAATAATTTGGAAGTTTTTATTGTAAAAGATAAAGATAAGAAATTCAAAACATATTATGGTTCTTTTAAAAGTTATGATAAAGCCGAGAATACATTAACAAAAGCATCTTCTTTTATTAAAAATCAAAAATCTTTAGTAAAAGAACTTTCTTACGATTTAAAAAATATGAATAATAAAAATCCTTTATTTATTGATTTAAATTCACTTAATGAAAAATCAAAAAACACAAATGAAACTACCTTTGCAATGAAATACTTGGATGAGTTAAAAAGTATCAGTCTTCCTAAAATTAGTGAAAATAAGAATAAAAGAGTTACTGATAATATTCTAAAAAATGAACCAAGCCGTAATATTACTTTATATGATCAATTAATCATCGATGTTAATTCTTCAACTAATACAATGATTTTGAAAGGTAAGCTAAATAATAAAATCAGGAATCTACAAACGTATGTCGTTTCAACTGCTAAAAAAGATATAAGAAAACCAACAGGAGAGGGAAGTGTAACTGCAATAACACTAAATCCAATTTGGTATCCAACTCAAGATACAATAGAAAGTTTTAAGAAAAGAGGAATTGATTTACCTGCTGTTGTCTTTCCTGGAAATAAATACAATTATATGGGTGCTGCAAAGATAAGTCTTAGTCATATTGTAGATGGGAAAAATACTTTTAGAATACATGGAACTTTAAGTGAAAGTACAATTGGTTCAAATGAATCAAGTGGTTGTATTCGAATGAAAAATAATGAAGTAATTGAATTAGCATCATTATTAAATAAATTTAGAGATTCAAAAAATATTGATAATATAAAGGTTTATTTGAAATAA